The following proteins are co-located in the Solanum pennellii chromosome 8, SPENNV200 genome:
- the LOC107028238 gene encoding isoleucine N-monooxygenase 1-like — MFFFKISNLVNLLVRIFIFIVLKITNIWNSLVAMRKTSSLPPGPKPWPIIGNFPQMLLNKEPPFHWIHKMMEKMNTEIACIRLGYIHVITVTSPELAREFLHTQDSIFSSRPMCMSASLINDGYLTPIFAPMGDQWKKMRRILASHVLSPTSLEWIRSKRDEEADNLHRFIYNQCENQSIINLRNLTRYYCGNVIRNMTFSKPFFDIIEEDRDEQVDAVFTLLKYLHALGISDYLPWLSVFDLNGHKRIIKNAYVTATKDMDVEVDERIQIWKDGKKTMEEDILDVLITLKDTNGNALLSVKEIKAQVLELMLAALDNPSNAVEWVIAEMLNQPKLMQKALEELNTVVGINRLVQESDLPMLNYVKACIKEAFRLHPITPFNVPHVSISDAIIGEKYFIPKGSRVLLSRLGLGRNPRVWEDPLKFKPERHLIEDGGDGEVVLTDSKLRLLSFSTGRRGCPGVKLGSTIATMLLARLLHGFSWSLPPNSTCNDLIESSKIDPFDTLPLLAKAKPRLSKVMYP; from the exons atgttttttttcaaaatttcaaacctTGTTAATCTCCTAGTTAGAATCTTCATTTTTATTGTTCTTAAAATCACAAACATATGGAATAGTCTTGTTGCTATGAGAAAAACATCATCATTACCTCCAGGTCCAAAACCATGGCCTATAATTGGTAACTTTCCTCAAATGCTCCTAAACAAAGAGCCACCATTTCATTGGATACACAAAATGATGGAGAAAATGAACACTGAAATCGCTTGCATTCGTCTTGGCTACATTCATGTCATTACTGTAACTTCCCCTGAGCTTGCTCGCGAGTTTTTACATACTCAAGATTCTATTTTCTCATCAAGACCTATGTGTATGTCCGCGAGTCTTATTAATGATGGCTACTTAACACCTATTTTTGCCCCTATGGGTGATCAATGGAAGAAAATGAGGAGAATTCTCGCTTCTCATGTACTATCACCAACATCACTTGAATGGATTCGTAGTAAAAGGGATGAAGAAGCTGACAATCTTCATCGGTTCATTTACAATCAATGTGAAAATCAATCTATTATTAACTTGAGAAATCTGACAAGATACTATTGTGGGAATGTGATTAGGAATATGACTTTCAGCAAGCCATTCTTTGATATTATTGAGGAAGATCGCGATGAGCAAGTTGATGCAGTTTTTACTCTTCTTAAATATCTTCATGCTTTGGGCATATCAGATTACTTACCATGGTTGAGTGTGTTTGATTTGAATGGTCATAAAAGAATTATCAAGAATGCATATGTTACAGCAACAAAAGACATGGATGTTGAAGTTGATGAAAGGATTCAAATATGGAAAGATGGAAAAAAAACTATGGAAGAAGATATCCTTGATGTTCTTATCACACTCAAAGATACCAATGGAAATGCATTGTTGAGTGTTAAAGAGATTAAGGCACAAGTTTTG gaacTCATGTTGGCAGCATTGGATAATCCATCAAATGCAGTTGAATGGGTAATTGCAGAAATGTTGAACCAACCAAAGTTAATGCAAAAGGCCCTAGAAGAACTCAACACTGTTGTTGGGATCAATAGATTGGTTCAAGAATCAGACTTGCCAATGCTAAATTATGTTAAAGCATGCATAAAAGAGGCCTTTCGACTTCACCCCATAACGCCTTTTAACGTTCCTCATGTGTCTATCTCTGATGCCATCATCGGTGAAAAGTACTTCATCCCTAAAGGGAGTAGAGTGTTGTTAAGTCGTCTTGGCCTTGGTCGGAATCCTAGAGTTTGGGAGGATCCACTGAAGTTCAAGCCAGAGCGCCACCTCATAGAAGATGGTGGTGATGGTGAAGTAGTTCTCACTGATTCAAAGCTGCGTTTGTTATCATTTAGCACTGGAAGAAGAGGTTGTCCAGGCGTGAAACTCGGTTCTACAATTGCTACAATGTTACTTGCTAGGCTTCTCCATGGGTTTTCTTGGAGTTTACCACCAAATTCAACATGCAATGACTTAATTGAGTCATCTAAGATTGATCCTTTTGATACCTTGCCTCTTCTTGCGAAGGCAAAACCAAGATTATCTAAGGTCATGTATCCTTGA
- the LOC107028055 gene encoding dnaJ homolog subfamily B member 4: protein MGVDYYNVLNVGKTATEDDLKKAYRKLAMKWHPDKNPNNKKEAEAQFKEISEAYEILSDPDKRQVFDQYGEEGLKEMPSPGCSNHPRNAEDIFAEFFGSSPFGFGSTGVKSTRFSSEGSGFAGFGGSENIFRPASDGTGANMPKKPPPVESKLPCSLEELYSGSTRKMKISRTVVGTNGRLVTESEILTIDVKPGWRKGTKITFPDKGNEQLNQLPADLVFVIDEKCHDVYKRDGNDLMRDYKVTLAEALGGTTVKLTTLDGRALTIPVNEIVKPGYELVLAKEGMPITREPGNRGVLKIKFDVKFPNRLTTDQRTALKRALAG, encoded by the exons ATGGGGGTGGATTATTATAACGTGTTGAACGTTGGGAAGACAGCGACGGAGGATGATCTAAAGAAAGCTTATAGAAAATTGGCAATGAAATGGCATCCTGATAAGAATccaaacaacaagaaggaagCTGAGGCTCAATTCAAGGAAATATCTGAGGCTTATGAA ATTTTAAGTGATCCTGATAAAAGACAAGTCTTTGATCAATATGGTGAAGAAGGACTAAAAGAGATGCCATCCCCTGGATGTAGCAATCATCCTCGAAACGCTGAGGACATTTTTGCAGAATTTTTTGGGAGCAGTCCCTTTGGATTTGGATCAACTGGAGTTAAGTCAACGCGATTCTCATCAGAAGGCAGTGGTTTCGCGGGATTTGGTGGGAGTGAGAACATTTTCAGGCCAGCTAGTGATGGAACTGGTGCTAATATGCCCAAGAAACCGCCACCAGTTGAGAGTAAATTGCCTTGCAGCCTTGAAGAACTTTATTCTGGCTCGACGAGGAAAATGAAGATATCTAGAACTGTAGTTGGAACGAATGG GAGGTTAGTGACGGAATCAGAAATTTTAACTATTGATGTAAAACCTGGCTGGAGAAAAGGCACAAAGATAACATTTCCAGACAAAGGAAATGAGCAGTTGAACCAGCTTCCAGCAGACCTTGTATTTGTAATCGACGAGAAGTGTCATGACGTTTACAAGAGAGATGGTAATGACCTTATGAGAGACTATAAAGTAACACTAGCAGAGGCATTGGGAGGAACCACTGTAAAACTAACAACGCTAGATGGTCGTGCATTGACGATTCCAGTCAATGAAATTGTGAAACCAGGTTATGAACTTGTGCTTGCAAAAGAAGGTATGCCAATCACAAGGGAACCTGGCAATAGAGGTGTTCTAAAGATCAAGTTTGATGTTAAATTCCCTAATAGATTGACAACTGATCAACGAACAGCCCTCAAACGCGCTTTGGCTGGCTGA